Proteins from a genomic interval of [Chlorobium] sp. 445:
- a CDS encoding glycosyl hydrolase, whose product MDTLRQHSRRASSVSTNAPTVDVIIPHFNGVEILDKCLASLEKVTYPNLSVIIVDNGTVDESLKLASEKYKRIKILSAGKNLGYAGGCNFGFRRTRGKYAVFLNNDTEQEPDWLERLVEVAEKDDRIAAVQPKLLSMQARQRGEKVFDYAGAAGGMLDALGYPYARGRVFNSVEDDRGQYDTVTEIFWASGAAMMVRRSVVEELGAFDDDFFAHMEEIDLCWRMKLAGYRVVCVPDAVVYHYGGATLAAGNPRKIYLNHRNNLMMIVKNASLGRLLWLLPVRIILELAALLYYRFYAGDYVRYAWRALWWNVQNFTKTLAKRRNIQAMRRQADKDIFKNSGGCVVLKKVIFG is encoded by the coding sequence ATCGATACACTTAGACAACATAGTCGCCGAGCCAGCAGCGTGAGCACAAACGCGCCTACCGTAGATGTGATTATTCCGCACTTCAATGGCGTCGAGATTCTAGACAAGTGTCTGGCATCGTTAGAAAAAGTAACCTATCCTAACCTCTCTGTGATTATTGTCGACAACGGCACGGTCGATGAAAGTCTCAAACTTGCGTCTGAAAAATACAAGCGTATCAAGATTCTCAGCGCGGGTAAAAACTTAGGCTATGCGGGTGGGTGCAATTTTGGATTTCGGCGCACGCGTGGCAAATATGCCGTGTTTCTCAACAACGATACAGAGCAAGAACCTGATTGGCTGGAACGATTGGTTGAAGTCGCCGAAAAAGATGACCGTATTGCAGCTGTACAACCTAAATTGCTCTCAATGCAAGCACGGCAGCGTGGCGAAAAAGTCTTTGATTATGCAGGTGCTGCAGGCGGTATGCTTGATGCATTAGGATACCCTTATGCGCGCGGGCGCGTGTTTAATTCGGTTGAAGACGATAGGGGTCAATATGACACTGTTACAGAAATTTTCTGGGCGTCAGGTGCAGCGATGATGGTGCGCCGAAGCGTCGTAGAAGAACTCGGTGCATTTGATGACGATTTTTTCGCACACATGGAAGAAATTGACCTCTGTTGGCGAATGAAGTTGGCAGGCTATCGTGTGGTATGTGTCCCCGATGCCGTAGTCTATCACTACGGCGGCGCGACCTTAGCAGCAGGCAATCCGCGCAAAATCTACCTCAATCACCGAAATAACTTGATGATGATTGTAAAAAACGCATCACTTGGACGCCTGCTGTGGCTCTTGCCAGTACGGATAATTCTGGAACTAGCTGCGCTGCTGTACTACAGATTCTATGCAGGCGACTATGTGCGCTATGCGTGGCGTGCGCTGTGGTGGAATGTGCAAAACTTTACAAAAACGCTAGCAAAGCGCCGCAACATTCAAGCTATGAGACGACAAGCCGATAAAGACATTTTCAAAAACTCTGGAGGCTGTGTTGTGCTCAAAAAAGTGATATTTGGCTAG